The proteins below come from a single Miscanthus floridulus cultivar M001 chromosome 1, ASM1932011v1, whole genome shotgun sequence genomic window:
- the LOC136500796 gene encoding probable polygalacturonase isoform X2, translating to MVETQWSTVSSIYCKDMPPNVYRPHSVTITEFGAVGDGVTLNTKAFQNAIFYLNSFADKGGAQLFVPAGRWLTGSFNLISHLTLSLDKDAVIIGSPDSSHWPVIDPLPSYGRGRELPGKRHQSLIFGLNLTDVIVTGANGSIDGQGAIWWGWFRNHTLNYTRPHLVELMYSTNVVISNLTFKNSPFWNIHPVYCSQVLVQHVTILAPLNSPNTDGINPDSSTNVCINHCYVRNGDDVIVIKSGWDEYGISFGQPSSNISISDITGETRGGAGIAFGSEMSGGISEVRAVGLRIVNSLHGIRIKTAPGRGGYVKNVYIADVSMDNVSMAIRITGNYGEHPDDKYDRTALPVISNITIKDVVGINIGVAGILEGIQGDNFSNICLSNVSLSVQSTHPWNCSLIEGYSNFVIPESCEQLRSNCRQTPICYDGSGSSAMRVQQPRHTSSTSRLLNPLLELASF from the exons ATGGTTGAGACCCAATGGTCCACTGTATCCAGCATATACTGCAAGGACATGCCCCCGAATGTATATCGTCCTCACAGTGTCACAATAACTGAATTTGGTGCCGTCGGGGATGGTGTGACCCTCAATACAAAGGCATTCCAGAATGCAATCTTCTATCTCAATTCATTTGCGGACAAGGGTGGCGCACAGCTTTTCGTGCCTGCAGGAAGGTGGCTGACAGGGAGTTTTAATCTTATCAGCCATCTCACTTTATCACTGGACAAGGATGCGGTAATAATTGGATCTCCG GATTCATCTCATTGGCCAGTTATTGATCCTCTTCCATCCTATGGGCGAGGTAGAGAGCTTCCTGGAAAAAGGCATCAGAGTCTGATTTTTGGATTAAATCTGACTGATGTTATTGTAACTG GTGCTAATGGTTCCATTGATGGTCAAGGAGCTATTTGGTGGGGCTGGTTCCGCAACCACACATTGAATTATACTAGACCACATCTTGTTGAGTTGATGTACTCTACCAATGTTGTCATATCTAATCTAACCTTCAAGAACTCGCCGTTTTGGAATATCCACCCTGTATACTGCAG CCAAGTGCTTGTCCAGCATGTCACAATCCTAGCGCCTTTGAATTCACCAAATACTGACGGCATTAATCCAG ACTCTTCCACGAATGTGTGCATCAATCATTGCTATGTAAGAAATGGTGACGATGTTATTGTCATTAAAAGTGGCTGGGATGAGTATGGCATTTCATTTGGTCAACCAAGCTCCAATATCAGCATAAGCGACATCACAGGGGAGACAAGGGGTGGTGCAGGGATTGCCTTTGGAAGTGAGATGTCAGGTGGCATATCAGAAGTCCGGGCTGTGGGCCTCCGCATTGTCAATTCCCTTCATGGGATCAGAATCAAGACAGCCCCAGGGCGTGGAGGGTACGTGAAGAATGTGTACATAGCAGATGTGAGCATGGACAATGTTTCGATGGCCATCAGGATCACTGGAAACTATGGTGAACATCCTGATGACAAATATGACAGGACTGCTCTCCCCGTCATAAGCAATATTACAATCAAGGATGTTGTTGGCATTAACATTGGCGTTGCTGGTATCTTGGAAGGCATTCAGGGGGACAATTTCAGCAACATTTGTCTGTCCAATGTTTCCCTCAGTGTACAATCTACACATCCATGGAATTGTTCACTTATTGAAGGATATTCGAACTTCGTGATCCCAGAATCATGCGAGCAGCTCAGAAGCAATTGTAGACAGACACCCATTTGCTACGATGGAAGCGGTTCTTCAGCAATGCGTGTGCAGCAACCAAGACATACATCGAGCACCAGCCGGTTGCTAAATCCTTTACTAGAGTTGGCTTCATTTTAG
- the LOC136500796 gene encoding probable polygalacturonase isoform X1: MKRSASLFQVLLVFTTMVETQWSTVSSIYCKDMPPNVYRPHSVTITEFGAVGDGVTLNTKAFQNAIFYLNSFADKGGAQLFVPAGRWLTGSFNLISHLTLSLDKDAVIIGSPDSSHWPVIDPLPSYGRGRELPGKRHQSLIFGLNLTDVIVTGANGSIDGQGAIWWGWFRNHTLNYTRPHLVELMYSTNVVISNLTFKNSPFWNIHPVYCSQVLVQHVTILAPLNSPNTDGINPDSSTNVCINHCYVRNGDDVIVIKSGWDEYGISFGQPSSNISISDITGETRGGAGIAFGSEMSGGISEVRAVGLRIVNSLHGIRIKTAPGRGGYVKNVYIADVSMDNVSMAIRITGNYGEHPDDKYDRTALPVISNITIKDVVGINIGVAGILEGIQGDNFSNICLSNVSLSVQSTHPWNCSLIEGYSNFVIPESCEQLRSNCRQTPICYDGSGSSAMRVQQPRHTSSTSRLLNPLLELASF; encoded by the exons ATGAAGAGATCTGCATCT TTGTTTCAAGTCCTTTTGGTTTTCACAACCATGGTTGAGACCCAATGGTCCACTGTATCCAGCATATACTGCAAGGACATGCCCCCGAATGTATATCGTCCTCACAGTGTCACAATAACTGAATTTGGTGCCGTCGGGGATGGTGTGACCCTCAATACAAAGGCATTCCAGAATGCAATCTTCTATCTCAATTCATTTGCGGACAAGGGTGGCGCACAGCTTTTCGTGCCTGCAGGAAGGTGGCTGACAGGGAGTTTTAATCTTATCAGCCATCTCACTTTATCACTGGACAAGGATGCGGTAATAATTGGATCTCCG GATTCATCTCATTGGCCAGTTATTGATCCTCTTCCATCCTATGGGCGAGGTAGAGAGCTTCCTGGAAAAAGGCATCAGAGTCTGATTTTTGGATTAAATCTGACTGATGTTATTGTAACTG GTGCTAATGGTTCCATTGATGGTCAAGGAGCTATTTGGTGGGGCTGGTTCCGCAACCACACATTGAATTATACTAGACCACATCTTGTTGAGTTGATGTACTCTACCAATGTTGTCATATCTAATCTAACCTTCAAGAACTCGCCGTTTTGGAATATCCACCCTGTATACTGCAG CCAAGTGCTTGTCCAGCATGTCACAATCCTAGCGCCTTTGAATTCACCAAATACTGACGGCATTAATCCAG ACTCTTCCACGAATGTGTGCATCAATCATTGCTATGTAAGAAATGGTGACGATGTTATTGTCATTAAAAGTGGCTGGGATGAGTATGGCATTTCATTTGGTCAACCAAGCTCCAATATCAGCATAAGCGACATCACAGGGGAGACAAGGGGTGGTGCAGGGATTGCCTTTGGAAGTGAGATGTCAGGTGGCATATCAGAAGTCCGGGCTGTGGGCCTCCGCATTGTCAATTCCCTTCATGGGATCAGAATCAAGACAGCCCCAGGGCGTGGAGGGTACGTGAAGAATGTGTACATAGCAGATGTGAGCATGGACAATGTTTCGATGGCCATCAGGATCACTGGAAACTATGGTGAACATCCTGATGACAAATATGACAGGACTGCTCTCCCCGTCATAAGCAATATTACAATCAAGGATGTTGTTGGCATTAACATTGGCGTTGCTGGTATCTTGGAAGGCATTCAGGGGGACAATTTCAGCAACATTTGTCTGTCCAATGTTTCCCTCAGTGTACAATCTACACATCCATGGAATTGTTCACTTATTGAAGGATATTCGAACTTCGTGATCCCAGAATCATGCGAGCAGCTCAGAAGCAATTGTAGACAGACACCCATTTGCTACGATGGAAGCGGTTCTTCAGCAATGCGTGTGCAGCAACCAAGACATACATCGAGCACCAGCCGGTTGCTAAATCCTTTACTAGAGTTGGCTTCATTTTAG